Part of the Nocardioides perillae genome is shown below.
CCGGTCTGCGCCACTTCCAGTCCACAGGCGACCGTCATGGATCCGTTCTCCACAGGCCGATCCGGGCCCCCGCGGAGTCGGGCGGGACTGTCGGTGGCAGGTGGTTGAGTAGGCGGCATGGCAGACCACCGCGACCACGCACCGCAGCACCCGCTGCTGGTCGCGCTGGCCTGCCTCGACACCGACCTCGACCACGCCTCGGGTACGCCGACCTGGTCACTCACCGCCAACGAGGCAGAGGCCGCCCTGGTCGAGCTCGCCAAGTGTCGTGCCCGCCTCGCCGCACTCGAGCTCACCACCGTTGCTGCTGCGGACCGGGCTGGTGTCGGTGACGCCACGGGTGCGACGTCTACGGGGGCGCACTGGGCCAGGCTGACCCACCAGACCCGGGCGAAGTCAGTCGCCACCGTCCGCCACGCTGCGGCGCTCGAGGCACGCCACTGCACCGTGTTGGCCGCGATGAGCGCCGGGGTGGTGTTGCCCGAGCAGGCCGAAGTCATCACCCGCGCGGTCGACGCCCTGCCGGTGGACCGGGTCGGGGCCGCAGTGGTCGACGCCGCCCGCGCCCACCTCCTCGAGCTGGCGGCCATGTTCGACGCGGTCGAGCTGAAACGACTCGGCGACCGCATCCTCGACGTCGTCGCACCCGACATCGCCGACGACGTCGAACGCGACCGCCTCGAACGCGAAGAAGCAGCAGCAGCCGCGGCAGCCAGCTTCACGATGACCCGCGACGGCCACGGCAAGGCGCATGGGCGGTTCACGATCCCGGTCGCGGAAGCCGACATGCTCGCCACCGCCCTCGACGCGCTCACCGCGCCCCGTCACCACCACGCCACCCACGGCACCGACCCGGTGCCGGTCGATCAGCACGGCGACCGGGCCCCCCGACCGCTACGACGCGGGCAGGCATTCTGCGAATACATCCGCACCCGCCACCACGCCGCCGCCACCACCGCGACCCAGGCCGGTGGAGTGGACGCGACCGTCACCGTCACCCTGGACCTCGCACAGCTCACCGGCACCGGCCCCGGGGCCGACGCACCGGCCACCCTGTCGACCGGCACCCGGATCACCGCCGCGAAAGCCCGCCTGTGGGCGTGCGGTGCTGGGATCGTGCCCGTCGTGCTCGGCGGAGCCTCGCAGCCCCTCGACGTCGGGCGGACCCGGCGGTACTTCACCAAGACCCAACGCCTCGCCCTCGCACGCCTCCAGGGCGGGTGCACCGCCGACGGCTGCGACTGGCCGCCCTCGATGTGCCACGCCCACCACCGCACCCCCTGGCATGCCGGCGGCAACACAGAC
Proteins encoded:
- a CDS encoding HNH endonuclease signature motif containing protein → MADHRDHAPQHPLLVALACLDTDLDHASGTPTWSLTANEAEAALVELAKCRARLAALELTTVAAADRAGVGDATGATSTGAHWARLTHQTRAKSVATVRHAAALEARHCTVLAAMSAGVVLPEQAEVITRAVDALPVDRVGAAVVDAARAHLLELAAMFDAVELKRLGDRILDVVAPDIADDVERDRLEREEAAAAAAASFTMTRDGHGKAHGRFTIPVAEADMLATALDALTAPRHHHATHGTDPVPVDQHGDRAPRPLRRGQAFCEYIRTRHHAAATTATQAGGVDATVTVTLDLAQLTGTGPGADAPATLSTGTRITAAKARLWACGAGIVPVVLGGASQPLDVGRTRRYFTKTQRLALARLQGGCTADGCDWPPSMCHAHHRTPWHAGGNTDLTDGYLLCPRHHARAHDPAYETTYHRHRVTFARTRPIRT